Proteins found in one Balaenoptera musculus isolate JJ_BM4_2016_0621 chromosome 4, mBalMus1.pri.v3, whole genome shotgun sequence genomic segment:
- the CLCN2 gene encoding chloride channel protein 2 isoform X1 encodes MAAAAGAAAAEEGMEPRALQYEQTLMYGRYTQDLGAFAKEEAARIRLGGPEPWRGPPSPRAAPELLEYGQSRCTRCRICTVHCHKFLVSRVGEDWIFLVLLGLLMALVSWAMDYAIAACLQAQQWMSRGLNTNLLLQYLAWVTYPVVLITFSAGFTQILAPQAVGSGIPEMKTILRGVVLKEYLTLKTFVAKVIGLTCALGSGMPLGKEGPFVHIASMCAALLSKFLSLFGGIYENESRNTEMLAAACAVGVGCCFAAPIGGVLFSIEVTSTFFAVRNYWRGFFAATFSAFIFRVLAVWNRDEETITALFKTRFRLDFPFDLQELPAFAVIGIASGFGGALFVYLNRKIVQVMRKQKTINRFLMKKRLLFPALVTLLISTLTFPPGFGQFMAGQLSQKETLVTLFDNRTWVRQGLMEELEPPGTSQAWNPPRANVFLTLVIFILMKFWMSALATTIPVPCGAFMPVFVIGAAFGRLVGESMAAWFPDGIHTDGSTYRIVPGGYAVVGAAALAGAVTHTVSTAVIVFELTGQIAHILPVMIAVILANAVAQSLQPSLYDSIIRIKKLPYLPELGWGRHQQYRVRVEDIMVRDVPHVALSCTFRDLRLALHRTKGRVLALVESPESMILLGSIECSQVVALLGAQLSPARRRQYMQEHRAARTSSPSDQESPPSPETSLLFQVNTEDSGFPAARGETHKPLKPALKRGPSNTMNLKESPTGNMEQAGIALRSLFCGSPPPEPASELEKSETCDKRKPKRVRISLASDSDLEGEMTPEEILEWEEQQLDEPVNFSDCKIDPAPFQLVERTSLHKTHTIFSLLGVDHAYVTSIGRLIGIVTLKELRKAIEGSVTAQGVKVRPPLASFRDSATSSSDTETTEVHALWGPRSRHGLPREGSPSDSDDKCQ; translated from the exons atggcggcggcggcgggggcggcggcggcggaggaaGGGATGGAGCCACGGGCGCTGCAGTACGAGCAGACCCTG ATGTATGGCCGGTATACTCAGGACCTTGGGGCCTTTGCCAAAGAGGAAGCTGCTCGGATCCGTCTAGGAGGGCCCGAGCCCTGGAGGGGTCCACCTTCCCCTCGGGCTGCCCCAGAGCTTCTGGAATACGGACAGAGCCGTTGCACCCGATGCCGTA TCTGTACTGTACACTGCCATAAGTTCCTAGTGTCCAGGGTTGGTGAAGACTGGATCTTCCTGGTCCTGCTGGGGCTCCTCATGGCACTGGTCAGCTGGGCCATGGACTATGCCATCGCTGCCTGTCTGCAGG CTCAGCAGTGGATGTCCCGGGGCTTGAACACTAACCTCTTACTCCAGTATCTGGCCTGGGTCACCTACCCCGTCGTCCTCATCACTTTCTCTGCCGGATTCACACAGATCCTGGCTCCTCAGGCTGTCG GGTCCGGCATCCCCGAGATGAAGACCATCTTGCGGGGAGTGGTGCTCAAGGAATACCTCACCCTCAAGACCTTCGTAGCTAAGGTCATCGGGCTgacctgtgccctcggcagtggGATGCCCCTTGGCAAAGAG ggccctTTTGTGCATATCGCAAGCATGTGTGCTGCTCTCCTCAGCAAGTTCCTCTCCCTGTTCGGGGGCATCTATGAG AACGAATCCCGGAACACAGAGATGCTGGCCGCCGCCTGTGCCGTGGGAGTGGGCTGCTGCTTTGCGGCACCCATTGGAG GTGTGCTCTTCAGCATCGAGGTCACCTCTACCTTCTTCGCTGTGCGGAACTACTGGCGGGGCTTCTTTGCCGCCACCTTCAGTGCCTTCATCTTCCGGGTCTTGGCAGTCTGGAACCGTGATGAAG AGACCATTACAGCTCTCTTCAAAACCCGGTTCCGGCTTGACTTCCCCTTCGACCTCCAGGAGCTGCCGGCCTTTGCTGTCATTGG TATTGCAAGTGGCTTCGGGGGAGCGCTCTTTGTCTACCTGAACCGCAAGATTGTCCAGGTAATGAGGAAGCAGAAGACCATCAACCGTTTCCTCATGAAGAA ACGCCTGCTCTTCCCGGCTCTGGTGACCCTGCTCATCTCTACTCTGACCTTCCCCCCTGGCTTTGGACAGTTCATGGCCGGACAG CTCTCACAGAAAGAGACACTGGTCACCCTGTTTGACAACCGGACGTGGGTCCGCCAGGGCCTGATGGAGGAGCTTGAGCCACCTGGAACCTCACAGGCCTGGAACCCACCACGCGCCAACGTCTTCCTCACCCTGGTCATCTTCATTCTCATGAAG TTCTGGATGTCTGCACTGGCCACCACCATCCCAGTGCCCTGCGGGGCCTTCATGCCTGTCTTTGTCATTG GAGCAGCATTTGGGCGTCTGGTGGGCGAAAGCATGGCTGCCTGGTTCCCAGACGGGATTCACACAGATGGCAGCACTTACCGGATCGTGCCCGGAGGCTATGCAGTGGTGG GGGCAGCTGCGCTGGCAGGAGCAGTGACACACACAGTGTCCACGGCCGTGATCGTGTTCGAGCTCACAGGCCAGATCGCCCACATCCTGCCTGTTATGATCGCCGTCATCCTGGCCAACGCTGTTGCCCAGAGCCTACAGCCCTCGCTCTATGACAGCATCATCCGAATCAAGAAACTGCCCTATCTGCCTGAGCTGGGCTGGGGCCGCCACCA GCAGTACCGGGTGCGAGTGGAGGACATCATGGTGCGGGATGTTCCCCACGTGGCCCTCAGCTGCACCTTCCGGGACCTGCGGTTGGCACTGCACAGGACCAAGGGCCGCGTGCTGGCCCTAGTAGAGTCCCCTG AGTCCATGATCCTCCTGGGCTCCATCGAGTGCTCACAGGTGGTGGCATTGCTGGGGgctcagctgagcccagcccgCCGGCGGCAGTACATGCAGGAGCATCGAGCTGCCCGGACCTCTTCACCCTCCGATCAGGAGAGTCCCCCCAGCCCTGAGACCTCCCTCCTCTTCCAG GTGAACACAGAAGACTCGGGCTTCCCTGCAGCACGGGGGGAGACTCACAAGCCCCTGAAGCCTGCTCTCAAGAGGGGGCCCAGCAACACCATGAACCTCAAGGAGAGTCCCACAG GGAACATGGAGCAGGCAGGCATCGCCCTCAGAAGCCTCTTCTGTGGCAGTCCGCCCCCCGAGCCTGCTTCAGAG TTGGAGAAGTCGGAAACATGTGACAAGCGCAAGCCGAAGCGGGTCCGAATTTCCCTGGCG AGTGACTCGGACCTGGAAGGCGAGATGACCCCTGAGGAG ATTCTGGAGTGGGAGGAGCAGCAACTAGATGAACCTGTCAACTTCAGTGACTGCAAAATTGACCCTGCCCCCTTCCAGCTGGTGGAGCGGACCTCTTTGCACAAG acTCACACCATCTTCTCACTGCTGGGAGTGGACCATGCTTATGTCACCAGTATTGGCAGACTCATTGGAATTGTCACCCTAAAGGAG CTCCGGAAGGCTATCGAGGGCTCTGTCACAGCACAGGGTGTGAAAGTCCGGCCGCCCCTTGCCAGCTTCCGAGACAGTGCCACCAGCAGCAGTGACACGGAGACCACCGAGGTGCATGCACTCTGGGGGCCCCGCTCCCGCCACGGCCTCCCCCGGGAGGGCAGCCCTTCTGACAGCGACGACAAGTGCCAGTGA
- the CLCN2 gene encoding chloride channel protein 2 isoform X4, producing the protein MGRRAEQYGGHRPRPARRGGDASGRLRQRRPPGARRTLHSAARGAGTGRVWARALRAGRRVRARARAAAGGQRAVSGDGGGGGGGGGGGRDGATGAAVRADPGSGIPEMKTILRGVVLKEYLTLKTFVAKVIGLTCALGSGMPLGKEGPFVHIASMCAALLSKFLSLFGGIYENESRNTEMLAAACAVGVGCCFAAPIGGVLFSIEVTSTFFAVRNYWRGFFAATFSAFIFRVLAVWNRDEETITALFKTRFRLDFPFDLQELPAFAVIGIASGFGGALFVYLNRKIVQVMRKQKTINRFLMKKRLLFPALVTLLISTLTFPPGFGQFMAGQLSQKETLVTLFDNRTWVRQGLMEELEPPGTSQAWNPPRANVFLTLVIFILMKFWMSALATTIPVPCGAFMPVFVIGAAFGRLVGESMAAWFPDGIHTDGSTYRIVPGGYAVVGAAALAGAVTHTVSTAVIVFELTGQIAHILPVMIAVILANAVAQSLQPSLYDSIIRIKKLPYLPELGWGRHQQYRVRVEDIMVRDVPHVALSCTFRDLRLALHRTKGRVLALVESPESMILLGSIECSQVVALLGAQLSPARRRQYMQEHRAARTSSPSDQESPPSPETSLLFQVNTEDSGFPAARGETHKPLKPALKRGPSNTMNLKESPTGNMEQAGIALRSLFCGSPPPEPASELEKSETCDKRKPKRVRISLASDSDLEGEMTPEEILEWEEQQLDEPVNFSDCKIDPAPFQLVERTSLHKTHTIFSLLGVDHAYVTSIGRLIGIVTLKELRKAIEGSVTAQGVKVRPPLASFRDSATSSSDTETTEVHALWGPRSRHGLPREGSPSDSDDKCQ; encoded by the exons ATGGGCCGGCGGGCGGAGCAGTACGGAGGGCACCGCCCTCGGCCCGCCCGCCGAGGAGGGGACGCGAGCGGGAGGCTGCGCCAGCGGCGCCCGCCCGGGGCCCGCCGCACTCTGCACTCGGCCGCCCGGGGTGCGGGGACGGGACGGGTGTGGGCGCGGGCTCTGCGGGCCGGGAGGCGAGTCCGGGCCAGAGCCCGAGCCGCGGCGGGAGGCCAGAGGGCTGTGAGCGgagatggcggcggcggcgggggcggcggcggcggaggaaGGGATGGAGCCACGGGCGCTGCAGTACGAGCAGACCCTG GGTCCGGCATCCCCGAGATGAAGACCATCTTGCGGGGAGTGGTGCTCAAGGAATACCTCACCCTCAAGACCTTCGTAGCTAAGGTCATCGGGCTgacctgtgccctcggcagtggGATGCCCCTTGGCAAAGAG ggccctTTTGTGCATATCGCAAGCATGTGTGCTGCTCTCCTCAGCAAGTTCCTCTCCCTGTTCGGGGGCATCTATGAG AACGAATCCCGGAACACAGAGATGCTGGCCGCCGCCTGTGCCGTGGGAGTGGGCTGCTGCTTTGCGGCACCCATTGGAG GTGTGCTCTTCAGCATCGAGGTCACCTCTACCTTCTTCGCTGTGCGGAACTACTGGCGGGGCTTCTTTGCCGCCACCTTCAGTGCCTTCATCTTCCGGGTCTTGGCAGTCTGGAACCGTGATGAAG AGACCATTACAGCTCTCTTCAAAACCCGGTTCCGGCTTGACTTCCCCTTCGACCTCCAGGAGCTGCCGGCCTTTGCTGTCATTGG TATTGCAAGTGGCTTCGGGGGAGCGCTCTTTGTCTACCTGAACCGCAAGATTGTCCAGGTAATGAGGAAGCAGAAGACCATCAACCGTTTCCTCATGAAGAA ACGCCTGCTCTTCCCGGCTCTGGTGACCCTGCTCATCTCTACTCTGACCTTCCCCCCTGGCTTTGGACAGTTCATGGCCGGACAG CTCTCACAGAAAGAGACACTGGTCACCCTGTTTGACAACCGGACGTGGGTCCGCCAGGGCCTGATGGAGGAGCTTGAGCCACCTGGAACCTCACAGGCCTGGAACCCACCACGCGCCAACGTCTTCCTCACCCTGGTCATCTTCATTCTCATGAAG TTCTGGATGTCTGCACTGGCCACCACCATCCCAGTGCCCTGCGGGGCCTTCATGCCTGTCTTTGTCATTG GAGCAGCATTTGGGCGTCTGGTGGGCGAAAGCATGGCTGCCTGGTTCCCAGACGGGATTCACACAGATGGCAGCACTTACCGGATCGTGCCCGGAGGCTATGCAGTGGTGG GGGCAGCTGCGCTGGCAGGAGCAGTGACACACACAGTGTCCACGGCCGTGATCGTGTTCGAGCTCACAGGCCAGATCGCCCACATCCTGCCTGTTATGATCGCCGTCATCCTGGCCAACGCTGTTGCCCAGAGCCTACAGCCCTCGCTCTATGACAGCATCATCCGAATCAAGAAACTGCCCTATCTGCCTGAGCTGGGCTGGGGCCGCCACCA GCAGTACCGGGTGCGAGTGGAGGACATCATGGTGCGGGATGTTCCCCACGTGGCCCTCAGCTGCACCTTCCGGGACCTGCGGTTGGCACTGCACAGGACCAAGGGCCGCGTGCTGGCCCTAGTAGAGTCCCCTG AGTCCATGATCCTCCTGGGCTCCATCGAGTGCTCACAGGTGGTGGCATTGCTGGGGgctcagctgagcccagcccgCCGGCGGCAGTACATGCAGGAGCATCGAGCTGCCCGGACCTCTTCACCCTCCGATCAGGAGAGTCCCCCCAGCCCTGAGACCTCCCTCCTCTTCCAG GTGAACACAGAAGACTCGGGCTTCCCTGCAGCACGGGGGGAGACTCACAAGCCCCTGAAGCCTGCTCTCAAGAGGGGGCCCAGCAACACCATGAACCTCAAGGAGAGTCCCACAG GGAACATGGAGCAGGCAGGCATCGCCCTCAGAAGCCTCTTCTGTGGCAGTCCGCCCCCCGAGCCTGCTTCAGAG TTGGAGAAGTCGGAAACATGTGACAAGCGCAAGCCGAAGCGGGTCCGAATTTCCCTGGCG AGTGACTCGGACCTGGAAGGCGAGATGACCCCTGAGGAG ATTCTGGAGTGGGAGGAGCAGCAACTAGATGAACCTGTCAACTTCAGTGACTGCAAAATTGACCCTGCCCCCTTCCAGCTGGTGGAGCGGACCTCTTTGCACAAG acTCACACCATCTTCTCACTGCTGGGAGTGGACCATGCTTATGTCACCAGTATTGGCAGACTCATTGGAATTGTCACCCTAAAGGAG CTCCGGAAGGCTATCGAGGGCTCTGTCACAGCACAGGGTGTGAAAGTCCGGCCGCCCCTTGCCAGCTTCCGAGACAGTGCCACCAGCAGCAGTGACACGGAGACCACCGAGGTGCATGCACTCTGGGGGCCCCGCTCCCGCCACGGCCTCCCCCGGGAGGGCAGCCCTTCTGACAGCGACGACAAGTGCCAGTGA
- the CLCN2 gene encoding chloride channel protein 2 isoform X2, producing MAAAAGAAAAEEGMEPRALQYEQTLMYGRYTQDLGAFAKEEAARIRLGGPEPWRGPPSPRAAPELLEYGQSRCTRCRICTVHCHKFLVSRVGEDWIFLVLLGLLMALVSWAMDYAIAACLQAQQWMSRGLNTNLLLQYLAWVTYPVVLITFSAGFTQILAPQAVGSGIPEMKTILRGVVLKEYLTLKTFVAKVIGLTCALGSGMPLGKEGPFVHIASMCAALLSKFLSLFGGIYENESRNTEMLAAACAVGVGCCFAAPIGGVLFSIEVTSTFFAVRNYWRGFFAATFSAFIFRVLAVWNRDEETITALFKTRFRLDFPFDLQELPAFAVIGIASGFGGALFVYLNRKIVQVMRKQKTINRFLMKKRLLFPALVTLLISTLTFPPGFGQFMAGQLSQKETLVTLFDNRTWVRQGLMEELEPPGTSQAWNPPRANVFLTLVIFILMKFWMSALATTIPVPCGAFMPVFVIGAAFGRLVGESMAAWFPDGIHTDGSTYRIVPGGYAVVGAVTHTVSTAVIVFELTGQIAHILPVMIAVILANAVAQSLQPSLYDSIIRIKKLPYLPELGWGRHQQYRVRVEDIMVRDVPHVALSCTFRDLRLALHRTKGRVLALVESPESMILLGSIECSQVVALLGAQLSPARRRQYMQEHRAARTSSPSDQESPPSPETSLLFQVNTEDSGFPAARGETHKPLKPALKRGPSNTMNLKESPTGNMEQAGIALRSLFCGSPPPEPASELEKSETCDKRKPKRVRISLASDSDLEGEMTPEEILEWEEQQLDEPVNFSDCKIDPAPFQLVERTSLHKTHTIFSLLGVDHAYVTSIGRLIGIVTLKELRKAIEGSVTAQGVKVRPPLASFRDSATSSSDTETTEVHALWGPRSRHGLPREGSPSDSDDKCQ from the exons atggcggcggcggcgggggcggcggcggcggaggaaGGGATGGAGCCACGGGCGCTGCAGTACGAGCAGACCCTG ATGTATGGCCGGTATACTCAGGACCTTGGGGCCTTTGCCAAAGAGGAAGCTGCTCGGATCCGTCTAGGAGGGCCCGAGCCCTGGAGGGGTCCACCTTCCCCTCGGGCTGCCCCAGAGCTTCTGGAATACGGACAGAGCCGTTGCACCCGATGCCGTA TCTGTACTGTACACTGCCATAAGTTCCTAGTGTCCAGGGTTGGTGAAGACTGGATCTTCCTGGTCCTGCTGGGGCTCCTCATGGCACTGGTCAGCTGGGCCATGGACTATGCCATCGCTGCCTGTCTGCAGG CTCAGCAGTGGATGTCCCGGGGCTTGAACACTAACCTCTTACTCCAGTATCTGGCCTGGGTCACCTACCCCGTCGTCCTCATCACTTTCTCTGCCGGATTCACACAGATCCTGGCTCCTCAGGCTGTCG GGTCCGGCATCCCCGAGATGAAGACCATCTTGCGGGGAGTGGTGCTCAAGGAATACCTCACCCTCAAGACCTTCGTAGCTAAGGTCATCGGGCTgacctgtgccctcggcagtggGATGCCCCTTGGCAAAGAG ggccctTTTGTGCATATCGCAAGCATGTGTGCTGCTCTCCTCAGCAAGTTCCTCTCCCTGTTCGGGGGCATCTATGAG AACGAATCCCGGAACACAGAGATGCTGGCCGCCGCCTGTGCCGTGGGAGTGGGCTGCTGCTTTGCGGCACCCATTGGAG GTGTGCTCTTCAGCATCGAGGTCACCTCTACCTTCTTCGCTGTGCGGAACTACTGGCGGGGCTTCTTTGCCGCCACCTTCAGTGCCTTCATCTTCCGGGTCTTGGCAGTCTGGAACCGTGATGAAG AGACCATTACAGCTCTCTTCAAAACCCGGTTCCGGCTTGACTTCCCCTTCGACCTCCAGGAGCTGCCGGCCTTTGCTGTCATTGG TATTGCAAGTGGCTTCGGGGGAGCGCTCTTTGTCTACCTGAACCGCAAGATTGTCCAGGTAATGAGGAAGCAGAAGACCATCAACCGTTTCCTCATGAAGAA ACGCCTGCTCTTCCCGGCTCTGGTGACCCTGCTCATCTCTACTCTGACCTTCCCCCCTGGCTTTGGACAGTTCATGGCCGGACAG CTCTCACAGAAAGAGACACTGGTCACCCTGTTTGACAACCGGACGTGGGTCCGCCAGGGCCTGATGGAGGAGCTTGAGCCACCTGGAACCTCACAGGCCTGGAACCCACCACGCGCCAACGTCTTCCTCACCCTGGTCATCTTCATTCTCATGAAG TTCTGGATGTCTGCACTGGCCACCACCATCCCAGTGCCCTGCGGGGCCTTCATGCCTGTCTTTGTCATTG GAGCAGCATTTGGGCGTCTGGTGGGCGAAAGCATGGCTGCCTGGTTCCCAGACGGGATTCACACAGATGGCAGCACTTACCGGATCGTGCCCGGAGGCTATGCAGTGGTGG GAGCAGTGACACACACAGTGTCCACGGCCGTGATCGTGTTCGAGCTCACAGGCCAGATCGCCCACATCCTGCCTGTTATGATCGCCGTCATCCTGGCCAACGCTGTTGCCCAGAGCCTACAGCCCTCGCTCTATGACAGCATCATCCGAATCAAGAAACTGCCCTATCTGCCTGAGCTGGGCTGGGGCCGCCACCA GCAGTACCGGGTGCGAGTGGAGGACATCATGGTGCGGGATGTTCCCCACGTGGCCCTCAGCTGCACCTTCCGGGACCTGCGGTTGGCACTGCACAGGACCAAGGGCCGCGTGCTGGCCCTAGTAGAGTCCCCTG AGTCCATGATCCTCCTGGGCTCCATCGAGTGCTCACAGGTGGTGGCATTGCTGGGGgctcagctgagcccagcccgCCGGCGGCAGTACATGCAGGAGCATCGAGCTGCCCGGACCTCTTCACCCTCCGATCAGGAGAGTCCCCCCAGCCCTGAGACCTCCCTCCTCTTCCAG GTGAACACAGAAGACTCGGGCTTCCCTGCAGCACGGGGGGAGACTCACAAGCCCCTGAAGCCTGCTCTCAAGAGGGGGCCCAGCAACACCATGAACCTCAAGGAGAGTCCCACAG GGAACATGGAGCAGGCAGGCATCGCCCTCAGAAGCCTCTTCTGTGGCAGTCCGCCCCCCGAGCCTGCTTCAGAG TTGGAGAAGTCGGAAACATGTGACAAGCGCAAGCCGAAGCGGGTCCGAATTTCCCTGGCG AGTGACTCGGACCTGGAAGGCGAGATGACCCCTGAGGAG ATTCTGGAGTGGGAGGAGCAGCAACTAGATGAACCTGTCAACTTCAGTGACTGCAAAATTGACCCTGCCCCCTTCCAGCTGGTGGAGCGGACCTCTTTGCACAAG acTCACACCATCTTCTCACTGCTGGGAGTGGACCATGCTTATGTCACCAGTATTGGCAGACTCATTGGAATTGTCACCCTAAAGGAG CTCCGGAAGGCTATCGAGGGCTCTGTCACAGCACAGGGTGTGAAAGTCCGGCCGCCCCTTGCCAGCTTCCGAGACAGTGCCACCAGCAGCAGTGACACGGAGACCACCGAGGTGCATGCACTCTGGGGGCCCCGCTCCCGCCACGGCCTCCCCCGGGAGGGCAGCCCTTCTGACAGCGACGACAAGTGCCAGTGA
- the CLCN2 gene encoding chloride channel protein 2 isoform X3 — translation MAAAAGAAAAEEGMEPRALQYEQTLMYGRYTQDLGAFAKEEAARIRLGGPEPWRGPPSPRAAPELLEYGQSRCTRCRTQQWMSRGLNTNLLLQYLAWVTYPVVLITFSAGFTQILAPQAVGSGIPEMKTILRGVVLKEYLTLKTFVAKVIGLTCALGSGMPLGKEGPFVHIASMCAALLSKFLSLFGGIYENESRNTEMLAAACAVGVGCCFAAPIGGVLFSIEVTSTFFAVRNYWRGFFAATFSAFIFRVLAVWNRDEETITALFKTRFRLDFPFDLQELPAFAVIGIASGFGGALFVYLNRKIVQVMRKQKTINRFLMKKRLLFPALVTLLISTLTFPPGFGQFMAGQLSQKETLVTLFDNRTWVRQGLMEELEPPGTSQAWNPPRANVFLTLVIFILMKFWMSALATTIPVPCGAFMPVFVIGAAFGRLVGESMAAWFPDGIHTDGSTYRIVPGGYAVVGAAALAGAVTHTVSTAVIVFELTGQIAHILPVMIAVILANAVAQSLQPSLYDSIIRIKKLPYLPELGWGRHQQYRVRVEDIMVRDVPHVALSCTFRDLRLALHRTKGRVLALVESPESMILLGSIECSQVVALLGAQLSPARRRQYMQEHRAARTSSPSDQESPPSPETSLLFQVNTEDSGFPAARGETHKPLKPALKRGPSNTMNLKESPTGNMEQAGIALRSLFCGSPPPEPASELEKSETCDKRKPKRVRISLASDSDLEGEMTPEEILEWEEQQLDEPVNFSDCKIDPAPFQLVERTSLHKTHTIFSLLGVDHAYVTSIGRLIGIVTLKELRKAIEGSVTAQGVKVRPPLASFRDSATSSSDTETTEVHALWGPRSRHGLPREGSPSDSDDKCQ, via the exons atggcggcggcggcgggggcggcggcggcggaggaaGGGATGGAGCCACGGGCGCTGCAGTACGAGCAGACCCTG ATGTATGGCCGGTATACTCAGGACCTTGGGGCCTTTGCCAAAGAGGAAGCTGCTCGGATCCGTCTAGGAGGGCCCGAGCCCTGGAGGGGTCCACCTTCCCCTCGGGCTGCCCCAGAGCTTCTGGAATACGGACAGAGCCGTTGCACCCGATGCCGTA CTCAGCAGTGGATGTCCCGGGGCTTGAACACTAACCTCTTACTCCAGTATCTGGCCTGGGTCACCTACCCCGTCGTCCTCATCACTTTCTCTGCCGGATTCACACAGATCCTGGCTCCTCAGGCTGTCG GGTCCGGCATCCCCGAGATGAAGACCATCTTGCGGGGAGTGGTGCTCAAGGAATACCTCACCCTCAAGACCTTCGTAGCTAAGGTCATCGGGCTgacctgtgccctcggcagtggGATGCCCCTTGGCAAAGAG ggccctTTTGTGCATATCGCAAGCATGTGTGCTGCTCTCCTCAGCAAGTTCCTCTCCCTGTTCGGGGGCATCTATGAG AACGAATCCCGGAACACAGAGATGCTGGCCGCCGCCTGTGCCGTGGGAGTGGGCTGCTGCTTTGCGGCACCCATTGGAG GTGTGCTCTTCAGCATCGAGGTCACCTCTACCTTCTTCGCTGTGCGGAACTACTGGCGGGGCTTCTTTGCCGCCACCTTCAGTGCCTTCATCTTCCGGGTCTTGGCAGTCTGGAACCGTGATGAAG AGACCATTACAGCTCTCTTCAAAACCCGGTTCCGGCTTGACTTCCCCTTCGACCTCCAGGAGCTGCCGGCCTTTGCTGTCATTGG TATTGCAAGTGGCTTCGGGGGAGCGCTCTTTGTCTACCTGAACCGCAAGATTGTCCAGGTAATGAGGAAGCAGAAGACCATCAACCGTTTCCTCATGAAGAA ACGCCTGCTCTTCCCGGCTCTGGTGACCCTGCTCATCTCTACTCTGACCTTCCCCCCTGGCTTTGGACAGTTCATGGCCGGACAG CTCTCACAGAAAGAGACACTGGTCACCCTGTTTGACAACCGGACGTGGGTCCGCCAGGGCCTGATGGAGGAGCTTGAGCCACCTGGAACCTCACAGGCCTGGAACCCACCACGCGCCAACGTCTTCCTCACCCTGGTCATCTTCATTCTCATGAAG TTCTGGATGTCTGCACTGGCCACCACCATCCCAGTGCCCTGCGGGGCCTTCATGCCTGTCTTTGTCATTG GAGCAGCATTTGGGCGTCTGGTGGGCGAAAGCATGGCTGCCTGGTTCCCAGACGGGATTCACACAGATGGCAGCACTTACCGGATCGTGCCCGGAGGCTATGCAGTGGTGG GGGCAGCTGCGCTGGCAGGAGCAGTGACACACACAGTGTCCACGGCCGTGATCGTGTTCGAGCTCACAGGCCAGATCGCCCACATCCTGCCTGTTATGATCGCCGTCATCCTGGCCAACGCTGTTGCCCAGAGCCTACAGCCCTCGCTCTATGACAGCATCATCCGAATCAAGAAACTGCCCTATCTGCCTGAGCTGGGCTGGGGCCGCCACCA GCAGTACCGGGTGCGAGTGGAGGACATCATGGTGCGGGATGTTCCCCACGTGGCCCTCAGCTGCACCTTCCGGGACCTGCGGTTGGCACTGCACAGGACCAAGGGCCGCGTGCTGGCCCTAGTAGAGTCCCCTG AGTCCATGATCCTCCTGGGCTCCATCGAGTGCTCACAGGTGGTGGCATTGCTGGGGgctcagctgagcccagcccgCCGGCGGCAGTACATGCAGGAGCATCGAGCTGCCCGGACCTCTTCACCCTCCGATCAGGAGAGTCCCCCCAGCCCTGAGACCTCCCTCCTCTTCCAG GTGAACACAGAAGACTCGGGCTTCCCTGCAGCACGGGGGGAGACTCACAAGCCCCTGAAGCCTGCTCTCAAGAGGGGGCCCAGCAACACCATGAACCTCAAGGAGAGTCCCACAG GGAACATGGAGCAGGCAGGCATCGCCCTCAGAAGCCTCTTCTGTGGCAGTCCGCCCCCCGAGCCTGCTTCAGAG TTGGAGAAGTCGGAAACATGTGACAAGCGCAAGCCGAAGCGGGTCCGAATTTCCCTGGCG AGTGACTCGGACCTGGAAGGCGAGATGACCCCTGAGGAG ATTCTGGAGTGGGAGGAGCAGCAACTAGATGAACCTGTCAACTTCAGTGACTGCAAAATTGACCCTGCCCCCTTCCAGCTGGTGGAGCGGACCTCTTTGCACAAG acTCACACCATCTTCTCACTGCTGGGAGTGGACCATGCTTATGTCACCAGTATTGGCAGACTCATTGGAATTGTCACCCTAAAGGAG CTCCGGAAGGCTATCGAGGGCTCTGTCACAGCACAGGGTGTGAAAGTCCGGCCGCCCCTTGCCAGCTTCCGAGACAGTGCCACCAGCAGCAGTGACACGGAGACCACCGAGGTGCATGCACTCTGGGGGCCCCGCTCCCGCCACGGCCTCCCCCGGGAGGGCAGCCCTTCTGACAGCGACGACAAGTGCCAGTGA